From Posidoniimonas polymericola, a single genomic window includes:
- a CDS encoding Gfo/Idh/MocA family protein, with amino-acid sequence MTESTHTALASEGEMTTTPSRRGFLKTAARAAAVIGAPLIVPASALGRNGQTPPSERITVGGLGIGPRGRTDLACFLSERDAQFIAVCDAQKSRREIVKRTVDGHYQNTDCESLRHPDELLHRDDIDAVLIATGDRWHTMASILAARAGKDIYCEKPCSMTIEESLALADTIQRYGRIYQAGTQRRTIPNFKFAVDLVHTGKLGRLHTMHAHTLSPAATREWLPEAPLPGKEEVDWDLWLGPAPWRPYNPTYVAGGWRDHYDLHSGGFLEWGAHTVDLCQWANQSEDTAPVYYEPWGTSVTATYANGVKLQMRDRDTGWLGLGTCPVRFEGDEGWIETGDSGKFAVYPESLRSELAVPEMAGTDPRHHVRQFLDSVRTRQACSANEKVASQSHIASHAATIAWRIGEDLRFDPVKNEFSGHEIANRYLSRAVREPWRI; translated from the coding sequence ATGACAGAAAGCACCCACACGGCCCTCGCAAGCGAGGGAGAAATGACCACGACGCCCAGCCGCCGAGGCTTCTTGAAGACCGCCGCCAGAGCGGCCGCTGTCATCGGCGCCCCATTGATAGTGCCGGCATCTGCGCTCGGGCGGAACGGACAGACCCCACCAAGCGAGCGTATCACAGTCGGTGGCCTTGGCATCGGCCCTCGCGGGCGAACCGACCTGGCGTGCTTCCTTTCCGAACGGGACGCGCAGTTTATCGCCGTGTGCGACGCACAGAAAAGCCGCCGTGAGATTGTCAAGCGTACGGTCGATGGACACTACCAGAACACCGACTGTGAGTCCCTGCGTCACCCTGACGAACTGCTTCACCGCGATGACATCGACGCCGTGCTAATCGCCACCGGCGACCGTTGGCACACGATGGCTTCAATATTGGCTGCGCGCGCGGGCAAAGATATCTACTGCGAGAAGCCCTGCTCGATGACGATCGAGGAAAGCTTGGCGCTGGCCGACACTATTCAACGTTATGGCAGGATCTATCAAGCGGGGACGCAACGACGGACCATCCCGAACTTCAAATTCGCGGTAGATTTGGTGCACACCGGCAAACTCGGTCGGCTGCACACGATGCACGCCCACACACTCAGCCCTGCGGCAACTCGCGAATGGTTGCCGGAGGCGCCGCTACCTGGGAAGGAAGAGGTCGACTGGGACCTGTGGCTTGGACCGGCGCCCTGGCGTCCGTACAACCCAACGTACGTGGCGGGCGGCTGGCGGGATCACTACGACCTCCACAGCGGCGGATTCCTGGAGTGGGGAGCCCACACAGTGGATTTGTGCCAGTGGGCTAACCAATCCGAAGACACCGCCCCCGTCTACTACGAGCCGTGGGGCACCAGCGTCACTGCAACCTACGCGAACGGCGTGAAGCTCCAAATGCGTGACCGCGACACGGGGTGGCTCGGTCTCGGCACGTGCCCCGTTCGCTTCGAGGGAGACGAGGGCTGGATCGAAACAGGCGACAGCGGAAAGTTCGCAGTCTACCCCGAGTCGCTGCGGTCGGAGCTGGCGGTGCCCGAGATGGCCGGCACCGACCCGAGGCATCACGTAAGGCAGTTCCTCGATAGCGTCCGCACGCGGCAAGCTTGTTCCGCGAATGAGAAGGTGGCCTCCCAGTCCCACATCGCGTCGCACGCGGCGACGATTGCGTGGCGGATCGGTGAGGATCTCAGGTTCGACCCCGTTAAGAATGAATTCTCGGGACACGAGATCGCGAATCGATACCTCTCCCGTGCAGTCCGCGAGCCGTGGCGTATCTAG
- a CDS encoding FG-GAP repeat domain-containing protein: MLSRSLVAIAACLACSGQARGVDSSERPARPNWDIKLLAVDANEGIDLADINKDGLLDVVAGRNWYAAPSFAPRPLRAIDDWNGYAQSNGDFAYDVDRDGWTDVIAGGFTIPEVNWYRNPGPEGLQRGMLWERKRLIESQGTSNEGQLLCDLDGDHVPEWISNSWLPEAPMYVWRLPKDAEGAAGAGDFAMQRVLIGKKGNGHGLGVGDINGDGLLDILCGTGWYECPGEAERYRQEWTFHRDWAPTDFSLPVIVRDLDRDGRSDIIWGTAHGFGVQWWRQLTPGTDGKTVWQTNLIDDSFSQSHALALADLDGDGSDDLITGKRVLAHNGSDPGSSMTPTIQYYSWDHAEGTFRKSFINVGIVGVGLQIRTADLDSDGRIDIAVAGKGGTFLLFNRE; this comes from the coding sequence ATGCTGAGCCGTTCACTAGTTGCGATCGCCGCTTGCCTCGCTTGTTCAGGCCAGGCACGCGGCGTTGATTCATCCGAACGGCCAGCACGCCCCAATTGGGATATCAAGCTACTTGCCGTCGATGCCAACGAGGGGATCGACCTTGCCGATATCAATAAGGACGGACTGCTGGATGTCGTGGCGGGGCGCAACTGGTACGCCGCGCCCTCCTTTGCCCCGCGTCCGCTGCGCGCAATCGACGACTGGAATGGCTACGCGCAGTCCAATGGCGACTTCGCGTACGACGTCGACCGGGATGGTTGGACGGATGTTATCGCAGGTGGTTTCACAATCCCCGAGGTCAATTGGTATCGGAATCCGGGGCCGGAGGGACTGCAACGTGGGATGCTCTGGGAGAGGAAACGGCTGATTGAGTCGCAAGGGACCAGCAACGAGGGCCAGCTTCTATGCGACCTTGATGGAGACCATGTGCCCGAGTGGATCTCAAACTCGTGGCTTCCCGAAGCTCCGATGTATGTGTGGAGGTTACCAAAGGACGCAGAAGGCGCCGCCGGTGCTGGTGACTTCGCGATGCAGCGAGTTCTCATCGGCAAGAAAGGAAATGGGCACGGCTTGGGAGTAGGCGACATCAACGGCGATGGGCTGCTAGACATCCTCTGCGGGACCGGGTGGTACGAGTGTCCAGGAGAGGCCGAGCGGTACCGGCAGGAGTGGACGTTCCACCGCGATTGGGCGCCCACCGACTTCAGCTTGCCAGTGATTGTTCGCGACTTAGACCGCGATGGCCGCAGTGACATAATCTGGGGCACTGCCCATGGATTTGGCGTGCAGTGGTGGCGGCAGCTCACTCCGGGGACCGACGGAAAGACGGTCTGGCAGACGAATCTCATTGACGACAGCTTCTCGCAATCGCACGCCCTTGCCCTTGCCGACCTCGATGGTGATGGAAGCGACGACCTCATCACCGGGAAACGGGTGCTCGCCCACAACGGCAGTGACCCTGGCTCCTCGATGACGCCTACGATCCAGTACTATTCGTGGGATCACGCTGAAGGAACTTTTCGTAAGTCGTTCATCAATGTCGGCATCGTGGGCGTCGGCTTACAGATTAGAACAGCCGACCTCGACAGCGACGGCAGAATCGATATCGCCGTCGCTGGCAAAGGCGGCACGTTTCTCCTGTTCAACCGTGAGTAG
- a CDS encoding transposase: MSASWASAYRLEQPTSTATAESISPSLAKAARFSCSTVSSWRVRRISPRRLLHPPRIRAGRLRRRSVDRCRHIVTSLLAALDVATGKVIGQCLRRHRSDDFAKFLCHFDKTIEKGPGEEIHLIMDNFATHKTAAVKRWITGHPEYHVHFTPDASGWLK; the protein is encoded by the coding sequence ATGTCGGCATCGTGGGCGTCGGCTTACAGATTAGAACAGCCGACCTCGACAGCGACGGCAGAATCGATATCGCCGTCGCTGGCAAAGGCGGCACGTTTCTCCTGTTCAACCGTGAGTAGTTGGCGAGTTCGCCGGATATCGCCGCGTCGACTGTTGCATCCGCCACGGATTCGAGCCGGTCGGCTCCGCAGGCGGAGCGTTGACCGATGTCGACACATTGTCACAAGCCTGCTCGCAGCGCTCGACGTCGCCACCGGCAAGGTCATCGGCCAATGCCTGCGGCGTCATCGCAGCGATGATTTTGCGAAGTTCCTCTGCCACTTCGACAAGACGATTGAGAAAGGGCCGGGCGAAGAAATTCACTTGATCATGGACAACTTCGCGACCCACAAAACGGCTGCGGTCAAGCGGTGGATCACGGGTCATCCTGAGTATCACGTCCATTTCACCCCCGACGCCTCCGGTTGGCTGAAATAG
- a CDS encoding beta-L-arabinofuranosidase domain-containing protein, producing the protein MPQNETQAQDGDQFLDGIGETALVARYVLDGSLQDWSRNGVMATAEGGGHEFVDDDTFGTVLSLPGGPEGAFIRIPAATFGDATSFSICGWVKIREETPEQWFFDLGNDAAHQVGLVPMGAEREGGCSVRISSGGGKTRRGPASFRVRPRKWAHLAVVVDSASKTISLYSDGARVGSQNNFDTPLASLLGNKESDAAHLYLGNSLVEDGPRLGGKLYDVRLYRSALTDRQVAVIHHNALSDDELTGAEEGGPNSHRGYRKDRPRLLHTGLSGVDNIEVTTLVGTLPRLPRDIAGVYHNGSAGPSVRVIWPAPQDNSEVASPGSYKVIGKVPGTEFTPEATVRVVEAPRNPTGPAHTLRPFPLGQVVLTPDKNGEPTLFMRRRDAFLSGLAKTDPDRFLFVFRDAFGQTQPAGVRPLGVWDSQTTRLRGHATGHYLTALAQAYASTSYDLELHAEFAKKMNYTIGVLHQLSGMSGEPASNGGPSNADPATVPPSLGKSGFDSDLSKNGIRNDYWNWGEGFISGYPPDQFIMLEQGATYGGGNHQVWAPYYTLHKILAGLLDCYEVGGNEKSLEVASQMGLWVHQRLKRLPQKTRIRMWNSYIAGEYGGMNEVMARLYRVTEDERFLDTAKLFDNTRFFFGDAEHQHGLAKNVDTIRGRHANQHIPQILGALETYRAAREFPYYDVAINFWDICERSYMYSIGGVAGARNPNNAECFTTAPDTLFRNGLSDGGQNETCATYNLLKLARQLFMFDQNARYMDYYERAIYNHILASVDDDNPGNTYHVPLNPGARKSFGNARMNGFTCCNGTAIESGTKLQDSIYFTNAQNDALYVNLFVSSMLDWQTRGVGVTQSTNFPFADRSTLTVQGGGDFAIYVRVPAWANDRFAVRINNEEQDIEVTPGTYVKLQRQWTDGDAIELNLPMSFHLLPLMDQPNIASLFFGPVLLAAEESGARNTWRSVTLNVDNLGESLSGDRSKLHFQNGGAKLKPFFDFYDGFHSTYLNIEPEHIGSQGK; encoded by the coding sequence ATGCCCCAGAATGAGACACAAGCCCAAGACGGCGATCAATTCTTGGATGGGATCGGGGAAACCGCTCTGGTTGCCCGCTATGTTCTGGATGGTAGCCTGCAGGACTGGTCCCGCAACGGCGTGATGGCAACCGCCGAAGGCGGCGGCCACGAGTTTGTCGACGACGACACCTTCGGCACGGTGCTTTCACTCCCTGGCGGACCAGAAGGGGCCTTCATTCGCATCCCGGCAGCCACGTTCGGCGACGCAACAAGCTTCAGCATCTGCGGATGGGTTAAGATCCGCGAAGAGACTCCCGAGCAGTGGTTCTTCGACCTCGGGAATGACGCCGCGCACCAGGTAGGTTTAGTTCCAATGGGGGCCGAACGCGAGGGTGGGTGCAGCGTCCGCATTTCCTCGGGCGGAGGCAAGACGCGGCGTGGCCCTGCCAGCTTTCGTGTGCGACCACGCAAGTGGGCGCACCTCGCAGTCGTCGTTGACTCCGCCAGCAAAACAATCAGCCTCTACTCAGACGGGGCGCGGGTCGGCAGCCAGAATAACTTCGACACTCCGTTAGCGTCGTTGCTGGGTAATAAGGAATCCGACGCCGCCCATTTATACCTAGGCAATTCGCTGGTGGAAGACGGTCCGCGACTCGGGGGGAAGCTGTACGATGTCCGCCTGTACCGCAGCGCCCTGACCGATCGACAGGTTGCCGTAATCCACCACAATGCCCTTTCGGACGACGAGCTCACGGGCGCCGAGGAAGGTGGACCGAATAGTCACCGTGGCTACCGAAAAGACCGCCCAAGGCTCTTGCATACAGGGTTGTCTGGAGTGGACAACATCGAGGTTACGACTCTCGTCGGCACGCTTCCTCGACTACCTCGCGACATTGCCGGCGTTTACCACAACGGCAGCGCAGGGCCGAGCGTCCGCGTGATCTGGCCTGCTCCGCAGGACAACAGCGAGGTCGCCAGCCCCGGCAGTTACAAAGTGATAGGCAAGGTTCCGGGGACCGAGTTTACACCAGAAGCAACCGTGCGCGTCGTCGAGGCGCCTCGCAATCCAACCGGGCCAGCACACACACTGCGTCCCTTCCCGTTGGGGCAGGTCGTGCTGACGCCAGACAAGAATGGCGAGCCCACCCTCTTCATGCGGCGTCGTGACGCGTTCCTGTCCGGATTGGCGAAAACAGATCCCGATCGCTTCCTGTTCGTCTTCCGCGACGCCTTCGGACAAACGCAGCCAGCGGGCGTCAGGCCGCTCGGCGTGTGGGACAGTCAGACCACTCGGCTGCGGGGGCACGCTACCGGCCACTATCTCACCGCACTTGCGCAGGCGTACGCAAGCACGTCCTACGACCTCGAACTCCACGCCGAGTTCGCGAAGAAGATGAATTACACAATCGGCGTGCTCCATCAACTCTCGGGAATGTCTGGCGAGCCCGCATCCAACGGCGGGCCGTCCAACGCCGACCCCGCCACGGTGCCGCCAAGCCTGGGCAAGAGCGGCTTCGACTCGGACCTCAGCAAGAACGGTATCCGCAACGACTACTGGAACTGGGGCGAAGGCTTCATTAGCGGCTACCCACCCGACCAATTCATCATGCTTGAGCAGGGCGCCACGTACGGCGGCGGGAACCACCAGGTTTGGGCGCCCTACTACACCCTCCACAAGATCCTGGCCGGCCTGCTCGACTGCTACGAGGTCGGCGGCAACGAAAAGTCGCTCGAAGTCGCCAGCCAGATGGGACTATGGGTGCACCAACGCCTGAAAAGGCTACCCCAGAAAACGCGGATCCGTATGTGGAACAGCTACATTGCTGGCGAGTACGGCGGCATGAACGAAGTCATGGCCCGTCTGTATCGCGTCACCGAGGATGAGCGCTTTCTCGACACAGCGAAGCTCTTCGACAACACGCGGTTCTTCTTTGGTGACGCCGAGCACCAACACGGGCTGGCGAAGAACGTCGACACCATCCGGGGACGCCACGCCAACCAGCACATCCCCCAGATTCTTGGGGCCCTCGAAACGTACCGCGCCGCCCGCGAATTCCCCTACTACGATGTGGCCATCAACTTCTGGGACATCTGTGAGCGGAGCTACATGTACTCGATCGGCGGCGTCGCCGGCGCCCGCAATCCCAACAACGCCGAGTGCTTCACGACCGCGCCAGACACCCTCTTCCGCAACGGTCTATCCGACGGCGGGCAGAACGAAACGTGCGCGACCTACAACCTGCTAAAGCTTGCCCGGCAGCTCTTCATGTTTGATCAGAATGCTCGCTACATGGACTACTACGAGCGGGCAATCTACAACCACATCCTCGCGTCGGTGGACGATGACAACCCAGGCAACACCTATCACGTCCCGCTGAACCCCGGCGCCAGGAAGTCGTTCGGCAACGCTAGGATGAACGGGTTCACCTGCTGCAATGGCACCGCAATCGAAAGCGGGACCAAGCTCCAAGACTCCATCTACTTCACCAACGCCCAGAACGACGCCCTGTATGTGAACCTATTTGTCTCGTCCATGCTCGACTGGCAGACCCGCGGCGTCGGAGTCACGCAGTCCACTAACTTCCCGTTTGCCGACAGGTCGACGCTGACAGTCCAGGGCGGTGGCGATTTTGCTATCTACGTCCGTGTGCCCGCCTGGGCGAACGACCGCTTTGCCGTTCGAATCAATAACGAAGAGCAAGACATTGAGGTCACACCTGGAACCTATGTCAAACTACAGCGGCAATGGACCGACGGCGACGCGATTGAGCTAAACCTCCCAATGAGCTTCCACCTCCTGCCACTCATGGATCAGCCCAATATCGCGAGCCTGTTCTTCGGCCCCGTGCTTCTGGCCGCGGAAGAATCCGGCGCGAGAAACACATGGAGATCGGTCACACTCAACGTCGACAACCTAGGGGAATCACTCTCGGGTGATCGATCCAAGCTCCACTTCCAGAACGGCGGCGCTAAACTCAAGCCATTCTTCGACTTCTACGACGGCTTTCATTCGACCTACTTGAACATCGAGCCTGAGCATATCGGTTCGCAAGGCAAGTAG
- a CDS encoding family 43 glycosylhydrolase, protein MKRLPILLVLLNCGPLQAANPQPRTSFHSDGNPILGDGSYFSADAAPLSVDGKLYIYAGHDEPPPEVGGFVMHDYGVFVTDDPTTGDWELYKSNLDPKAVFSWATGNNAYAGHATRGPDGKYYWYVPVETKVADVPNRMAIGVAVADGPVGPWKDPIGTPLVAWRDVFGDARRGPEIIDPHVLTDEDGKVFLYWGSWGVARVVELDATMTAKKGKITTMRGLQAFFEAPWVFKRSGTYYLAYDWKRGGSKWTPSNYQAAIAYATASKPTGPWDYQGIILSGTSATTVHPSIIEHRGRWWITYHTRDADTGGHFRRSVAIDEVQWDGDRIEPVAQTFADPPAMRLTSNLARNATVSASYTEQPPMSLGAINDGRPPVVRLPPDQWGNYRGNESSNSSDWVQYEWPSPVRISGVGIQFHQDPNWIRPPASWKLEYRERNGSWQELKGLDYPTAPDRWLTFSFAPLTTDALRATFEGQKEGEYYHSVSVSEWEVSALPAVELPSVQATTTVGTAPDLPAAVSLAFEDGETIQAAVNWRSVPLTAYAQPGSFTVKGKVAGQAAGYVVAKVICTSAE, encoded by the coding sequence ATGAAGCGACTGCCAATACTGCTAGTCCTGCTGAATTGCGGCCCGCTGCAGGCCGCCAATCCGCAGCCGAGGACTTCCTTCCACAGCGACGGCAACCCCATCCTGGGGGACGGCAGCTACTTCTCGGCCGACGCAGCGCCACTCTCCGTTGATGGGAAACTCTACATCTACGCCGGCCATGATGAGCCGCCCCCAGAAGTCGGCGGGTTTGTCATGCACGACTACGGTGTGTTCGTCACCGACGACCCCACAACTGGCGACTGGGAACTCTACAAGAGCAACCTCGACCCCAAAGCAGTGTTCAGTTGGGCCACAGGCAACAACGCCTACGCCGGGCACGCCACCCGTGGTCCGGACGGTAAGTACTACTGGTACGTGCCGGTAGAAACGAAGGTCGCCGACGTGCCCAATCGGATGGCGATCGGCGTGGCGGTTGCGGACGGTCCGGTTGGGCCGTGGAAAGATCCGATCGGCACGCCCCTTGTAGCGTGGCGCGACGTGTTTGGCGATGCGCGAAGGGGCCCGGAAATCATCGACCCCCACGTGCTTACCGATGAAGACGGGAAGGTCTTCCTGTACTGGGGATCATGGGGGGTTGCGCGGGTCGTGGAACTTGACGCGACAATGACCGCTAAGAAGGGGAAGATCACCACGATGCGGGGGCTGCAAGCATTTTTCGAAGCGCCCTGGGTCTTCAAACGCAGCGGAACTTACTACCTCGCCTACGACTGGAAGCGTGGCGGCAGCAAGTGGACTCCGTCGAATTATCAAGCGGCCATTGCCTATGCGACGGCGTCTAAACCTACGGGCCCGTGGGACTACCAAGGGATCATCCTCAGCGGCACGTCGGCCACCACCGTGCACCCATCTATCATTGAGCACCGTGGTCGCTGGTGGATCACCTACCACACCCGCGACGCGGACACCGGCGGGCACTTTCGACGGTCGGTCGCCATCGACGAAGTACAATGGGACGGCGATCGAATTGAGCCAGTAGCGCAGACTTTTGCGGACCCGCCGGCCATGCGGCTAACGAGTAACCTCGCGCGAAACGCGACGGTTTCTGCCTCTTACACAGAGCAACCACCAATGAGCCTTGGAGCGATCAACGATGGCCGGCCGCCCGTTGTGCGGCTCCCGCCAGATCAGTGGGGGAACTACCGCGGCAATGAGTCGTCCAACTCATCGGATTGGGTGCAGTACGAATGGCCCTCTCCCGTCAGGATCTCCGGCGTCGGAATCCAGTTCCATCAGGACCCTAATTGGATTCGCCCACCCGCCTCCTGGAAGCTGGAGTACCGGGAACGCAACGGAAGCTGGCAGGAATTGAAAGGGCTGGACTATCCAACCGCGCCGGACCGGTGGCTCACTTTCAGCTTCGCTCCCCTGACCACGGACGCGCTGCGGGCGACCTTCGAAGGGCAAAAGGAAGGTGAGTACTACCACTCGGTGTCAGTCTCGGAGTGGGAGGTCTCCGCACTACCAGCGGTCGAACTGCCAAGCGTCCAAGCCACCACCACGGTCGGCACGGCTCCGGACCTACCGGCGGCCGTCTCACTAGCGTTCGAAGACGGCGAAACCATTCAAGCTGCTGTCAATTGGCGAAGCGTTCCTTTAACGGCCTACGCTCAACCGGGTTCGTTTACCGTTAAAGGAAAGGTTGCCGGCCAAGCAGCCGGCTACGTTGTCGCCAAGGTCATCTGCACATCGGCTGAATAG